A region from the Algoriphagus machipongonensis genome encodes:
- the nirB gene encoding nitrite reductase large subunit NirB, which produces MKKVIIVGNGMVGYKFCEKLAAHANRSDFEIVVFGEEARPAYDRVHLSEYFSLKSSEPLLLAPRAWYEENDIELRTSEMISEIDPKSKLVLTHKNEAFHYDYLILATGSSPFIPPLEGVSKPGVFIYRTIEDLEGIEEYAHKMKNKGRFKAAVLGGGLLGLEAANATKELGMETHVIEFAPRLMPRQLDQAASDLLKSKIEDLGISVHLSKNSKQILGENEMTGIEFHDEEKASYDMLVISAGIRPRDELAISAGIVTGSRGGIEVNNKMQTSDPSIYAIGEVALYNNGIYGLVAPGYEMASVAVDQITGGDKLMSPTIDMSTKLKLVGTEVASFGDPFIDDEQTTAITYENKQKGIYKRINITKDGKKLLGGILVGDASDYNSLFQLYINSLPLPEDAEELILGSRGEGSSSTMGSALDLPDSAQICSCEAVSKGAICDSLKSGACTNLKEVVQSTKASSCCGGCKPMVVDLVNETLKSLGQEVKETVCEHFDYSRQELYDLIKINKIGGYDEALDKYGKGHGCEICKPVMASIFASIFMETANRQVPIQDSNDRFLANIQRNGTYSVVPRVPGGEITPDKLMVLGEVAKKYDLYTKITGGQRIDLFGAQLHELPLIWQELIDAGFESGHAYGKSLRTVKSCVGSTWCRYGMHDSVSFAIRIEERYKGLRSPHKLKGGVSGCIRECAEARGKDFGIIAVEGGWNLYVCGNGGATPKHAVLLASQLDDETCIKYLDRFLIYYIRTAAPLMRTAPWLDKLEGGIDYLKKVVVEDSLGLGEELENEMEELVNRYACEWKEAIESPEMMKRFKHFVNTDETDDRLVFVPMRDQKMPKPW; this is translated from the coding sequence ATGAAAAAGGTAATAATCGTAGGAAATGGAATGGTTGGCTATAAGTTTTGTGAAAAACTAGCCGCTCATGCTAATCGATCTGACTTTGAAATTGTAGTATTTGGTGAGGAAGCAAGACCTGCTTATGACCGAGTACATCTAAGTGAGTATTTTTCTTTGAAGTCATCCGAACCACTATTGCTTGCTCCAAGAGCATGGTATGAGGAAAATGATATTGAGTTACGAACCTCTGAAATGATTTCAGAAATCGACCCAAAGTCCAAACTGGTCTTAACTCATAAAAATGAAGCTTTTCACTACGACTATTTAATCTTAGCGACAGGTTCTTCTCCCTTTATACCTCCCTTGGAAGGAGTTTCTAAGCCAGGTGTTTTTATTTATAGGACCATCGAAGATTTGGAAGGAATAGAGGAATATGCCCATAAAATGAAAAACAAGGGGCGATTCAAAGCAGCTGTTCTCGGAGGAGGCCTTTTAGGTCTTGAAGCAGCAAATGCTACCAAAGAACTGGGAATGGAAACACATGTCATTGAATTTGCTCCTAGACTTATGCCAAGGCAGCTAGACCAGGCGGCCAGTGACCTACTCAAATCTAAAATCGAAGACCTTGGAATCTCCGTTCATTTAAGCAAAAACTCCAAACAAATTCTTGGAGAAAATGAAATGACTGGAATTGAATTCCATGATGAGGAGAAAGCTTCTTACGACATGCTTGTCATCTCTGCCGGGATCCGGCCCAGGGATGAGCTGGCAATAAGCGCAGGCATCGTCACAGGTTCCAGAGGAGGAATAGAAGTAAACAACAAGATGCAAACTTCAGACCCCTCAATTTACGCAATTGGAGAGGTCGCATTATATAATAATGGCATTTATGGCTTGGTAGCACCAGGCTATGAAATGGCAAGCGTAGCAGTGGATCAAATTACTGGTGGGGATAAATTAATGAGTCCTACCATCGATATGTCTACCAAGCTCAAATTAGTAGGAACAGAAGTAGCTTCCTTCGGTGACCCTTTTATTGACGATGAGCAGACTACAGCTATTACCTATGAAAACAAACAAAAAGGCATTTATAAGAGAATCAACATCACCAAAGATGGCAAAAAATTACTTGGAGGGATTCTCGTAGGCGATGCCTCAGATTATAATTCACTTTTCCAGCTCTACATCAATTCCCTTCCACTTCCTGAAGATGCAGAAGAACTCATTCTAGGTTCTAGAGGTGAAGGAAGCTCTTCAACTATGGGTTCTGCTCTGGACCTGCCAGATAGCGCACAAATTTGTTCTTGCGAAGCGGTAAGCAAAGGAGCAATCTGTGATTCATTAAAAAGCGGAGCTTGTACCAACCTCAAAGAAGTAGTCCAAAGTACAAAAGCCTCTAGCTGCTGCGGTGGCTGTAAGCCTATGGTGGTTGACTTGGTTAATGAAACCTTAAAATCCTTAGGGCAAGAAGTCAAAGAGACTGTTTGCGAACATTTTGATTACAGCCGTCAAGAATTATATGATTTAATCAAAATCAACAAAATCGGAGGCTATGATGAGGCATTGGATAAATATGGTAAAGGCCATGGTTGTGAAATCTGTAAGCCAGTAATGGCCTCCATTTTTGCCAGCATCTTTATGGAAACTGCCAATCGTCAAGTCCCTATCCAAGATTCTAATGATAGATTCCTTGCCAACATCCAAAGAAATGGCACCTATTCAGTCGTACCGAGGGTTCCAGGAGGTGAAATAACACCTGATAAGCTAATGGTTTTAGGTGAGGTCGCCAAAAAATACGACCTCTACACCAAAATCACCGGCGGCCAGCGAATCGACCTTTTTGGAGCCCAACTTCACGAGCTGCCTTTGATTTGGCAGGAGCTTATTGATGCTGGATTCGAAAGTGGTCATGCTTATGGAAAATCCTTAAGAACTGTCAAAAGCTGCGTGGGTTCTACCTGGTGCAGGTATGGAATGCACGATTCAGTAAGTTTTGCTATCAGAATTGAAGAAAGATATAAGGGCTTAAGATCCCCACATAAATTAAAAGGTGGAGTTTCTGGATGCATTAGAGAATGTGCCGAAGCCCGCGGAAAAGACTTTGGAATCATCGCCGTGGAAGGTGGATGGAACCTCTACGTCTGTGGAAACGGTGGGGCTACACCTAAACATGCGGTGTTATTAGCTTCGCAACTAGATGATGAAACCTGTATCAAATACCTAGATCGCTTTTTGATTTATTACATCCGAACTGCCGCTCCATTGATGAGAACAGCTCCTTGGTTGGATAAACTTGAAGGTGGAATTGATTATTTGAAAAAAGTAGTAGTGGAAGATTCTTTGGGATTAGGAGAAGAATTAGAAAATGAGATGGAAGAATTGGTCAACAGATATGCCTGTGAATGGAAGGAGG
- a CDS encoding nucleoside-diphosphate kinase, with translation MATNRTFTMIKPDAFAAGNSGAILKMIEEAGFKIVAMKATQLTPTLAGKFYEVHKERPFYGDLCAYMSSGPIFAAILEKDNAVEDFRKLIGATNPADAAEGTIRKIFAKSIEANAVHGSDSDENAAIEGSFFFSQTERIA, from the coding sequence ATGGCAACAAACAGAACATTTACCATGATCAAGCCGGATGCTTTTGCAGCTGGTAACTCAGGAGCCATCCTTAAAATGATTGAAGAAGCTGGATTCAAAATCGTAGCAATGAAAGCTACTCAATTGACTCCAACTCTTGCAGGTAAATTCTACGAAGTTCATAAAGAAAGACCTTTTTACGGAGATCTTTGCGCTTATATGTCCTCTGGACCTATTTTCGCTGCTATCTTGGAAAAAGATAATGCTGTAGAAGATTTTAGAAAATTAATTGGTGCTACTAACCCAGCTGATGCTGCAGAAGGTACTATCAGAAAGATTTTTGCTAAATCTATCGAAGCAAATGCAGTACACGGATCTGATTCTGATGAAAATGCAGCTATCGAAGGCTCATTCTTCTTCTCACAAACTGAAAGAATCGCATAA
- a CDS encoding DHH family phosphoesterase: MEALASFKKKISSPKKIFITTHVKPDADALGSSLGMANYLIKKGHDVSVVTPTDYPSFLNWMKGNDDVLEFNKPEHQKIATKKLEEADIIFCLDFSVLHRVNELGEMIRNSDAYVVNIDHHQDPEDFADFEYSSTKAAATCELVYELIVELGDKKLIDKDISECLYAGIMTDTGGFRHPNTTKNVHLVVAELIELGANGSQIANWIYDSNSVNRLKFIGFAISRRLVVREDLHTAYFAISKKDLKKYQSQTGDTEGLVNYALSLDGIKVAALFSEREDGIKISFRSSSEVAVNKFAAKYFNGGGHKNASGGKSDLGLKETVEHFEKLVEENQDELFAAETVSAE; the protein is encoded by the coding sequence ATGGAAGCATTAGCCTCATTTAAGAAAAAGATTTCATCCCCCAAAAAAATATTCATTACCACACATGTCAAGCCCGACGCGGATGCATTGGGGTCTTCATTAGGTATGGCAAATTACCTGATCAAGAAAGGGCATGATGTAAGTGTAGTGACTCCTACAGATTATCCTTCCTTCCTGAATTGGATGAAAGGCAATGATGACGTGCTGGAATTTAATAAACCAGAACATCAGAAAATTGCTACCAAGAAGTTAGAGGAAGCTGATATCATCTTTTGTTTGGATTTCTCTGTGTTGCACAGAGTTAATGAACTGGGAGAAATGATTCGGAATTCAGATGCATATGTGGTTAACATAGACCATCATCAAGATCCCGAAGATTTTGCAGATTTTGAATATTCCAGCACGAAAGCTGCTGCTACTTGTGAACTTGTTTACGAGTTGATCGTGGAGCTGGGGGATAAGAAATTGATCGACAAAGACATTTCAGAATGCCTATATGCAGGTATCATGACTGATACCGGTGGGTTTAGACATCCTAATACCACCAAAAATGTTCACCTGGTTGTTGCCGAGCTAATAGAACTCGGTGCCAATGGATCCCAGATTGCCAATTGGATTTATGATTCGAATTCAGTCAACCGATTGAAATTTATCGGATTTGCGATCAGCAGAAGATTGGTGGTAAGGGAAGATCTTCATACTGCCTACTTTGCGATCAGTAAAAAAGATCTTAAAAAATATCAAAGCCAGACCGGGGATACTGAGGGATTGGTCAATTATGCATTATCTTTGGACGGCATAAAAGTGGCTGCCTTGTTTTCGGAGCGAGAAGATGGGATTAAAATCTCATTTAGATCATCCAGTGAAGTTGCTGTTAATAAGTTTGCAGCAAAATATTTCAATGGAGGAGGACATAAAAACGCTTCCGGAGGAAAGTCAGACCTTGGTTTAAAAGAAACTGTAGAGCATTTTGAAAAATTGGTGGAAGAAAATCAAGATGAGCTTTTTGCTGCTGAGACTGTCAGCGCAGAGTAA
- a CDS encoding FKBP-type peptidyl-prolyl cis-trans isomerase — protein sequence MKNNRSLLAILVLMLGTSILSSCQKKKVTEKDGIEYTFIKEGDEKAPNGEFLLYNLKIATADDSVIYSTDNQPFPGYMMANDSVKPTNGMDEIFLNLRKGDSIAFESTASIIFGPNTPPTLETTDVVKVNLGAFDIMDQTEIETFFNERMEAEEGKKAERNKELLLEQEKTIEAYVAEKGLDANKTESGLYYVIEEEGTGDAVTAGATMHVNYAGYLLDGTMFDTSIENLAKENDIFNENRPYEPLPVNVGMGQVIPGWDEGLLLLKNGSKGKFIIPSPLAYGENGAGAMIPPNSILVFDVEVTGVE from the coding sequence ATGAAAAACAACAGAAGCCTATTGGCTATCCTAGTGCTGATGCTTGGTACGTCTATCCTTTCCTCTTGTCAAAAGAAGAAAGTAACCGAAAAAGATGGGATTGAATACACCTTTATCAAAGAAGGAGATGAAAAAGCTCCCAATGGTGAGTTTCTTCTTTACAACCTGAAGATTGCGACTGCTGATGATTCTGTGATTTACTCAACCGATAATCAGCCTTTTCCAGGTTATATGATGGCAAATGACTCTGTCAAGCCTACGAATGGAATGGACGAGATTTTCTTAAATCTTCGCAAAGGTGATAGTATTGCTTTTGAATCTACTGCTAGCATTATTTTCGGCCCAAACACACCTCCTACTTTAGAAACTACAGATGTGGTAAAAGTAAATTTGGGAGCATTTGATATTATGGACCAAACAGAAATTGAGACATTCTTTAATGAAAGAATGGAAGCAGAAGAAGGTAAAAAAGCTGAGCGAAACAAAGAACTTTTGCTTGAGCAGGAAAAAACTATTGAAGCATATGTTGCGGAAAAGGGTTTAGATGCGAATAAGACTGAGAGCGGTCTTTATTATGTCATCGAAGAAGAAGGAACAGGAGATGCCGTTACTGCAGGTGCCACTATGCATGTAAACTATGCTGGGTATTTGTTAGATGGAACTATGTTTGATACTTCTATTGAAAACCTAGCTAAGGAAAATGATATTTTCAATGAGAACAGACCTTATGAGCCTCTACCTGTTAACGTAGGAATGGGTCAAGTAATCCCAGGTTGGGATGAAGGTTTACTTTTATTGAAAAATGGATCAAAAGGAAAATTCATTATTCCTTCTCCACTTGCTTATGGAGAGAACGGTGCTGGAGCTATGATTCCACCAAACTCCATTTTGGTATTCGACGTAGAAGTTACAGGTGTTGAATAA
- a CDS encoding FKBP-type peptidyl-prolyl cis-trans isomerase: MKINLYPVFALLLLSTLMISCVSDQESAQVIYDRDIAAINDYIEANNLTNVKEYNDPTYGIRIIWQEVSDSGVEIELGDTLVVDYTGKLLSDRVFDSSIETVARDNNIYTSSREYIPLKFRLGLGSLIFGFEYGIAQMEEGDKATVFIPSDSGYGRNSNGDIPANSPLIFEMDLKEVIPGPTE, from the coding sequence ATGAAAATTAATCTTTATCCCGTATTTGCACTATTGCTATTGAGCACTTTGATGATTTCTTGTGTCAGTGATCAAGAGTCAGCTCAGGTCATTTATGATCGAGATATTGCAGCAATCAATGATTACATCGAGGCGAACAACTTGACCAATGTCAAGGAGTACAATGACCCAACTTATGGCATCCGTATTATCTGGCAAGAAGTTTCTGATAGCGGCGTTGAAATAGAGTTAGGTGATACGCTTGTTGTGGATTATACAGGAAAGTTGCTGTCAGATAGAGTATTTGATTCTTCTATCGAGACAGTGGCCAGGGATAACAATATTTACACTTCCTCCAGAGAATATATTCCTTTGAAATTCAGATTGGGACTTGGTTCTTTAATCTTTGGATTTGAATATGGAATTGCTCAAATGGAAGAAGGAGATAAAGCAACCGTGTTTATTCCTTCTGATTCAGGATATGGTAGAAACTCCAATGGAGATATTCCAGCAAATTCACCTTTAATTTTCGAAATGGACCTTAAGGAAGTGATTCCAGGTCCGACAGAATAA
- a CDS encoding FKBP-type peptidyl-prolyl cis-trans isomerase: protein MRYLPIILLCLFFGLMSCEPNNPFNTGPAYDVDGNLAIDSVKIVSYLDTAQIDSLYRIHDPSGVVIIVQEEGEGSRPIGSTVVYTDYIGTLMEDGSLFDTSIRSVAQDSDIYDEDRDYSVLSFVLGAGQVITGWDIAFRRLRPGSKARLVIPSPYGYRDQERFKIPANSVLIFDVDFKGID from the coding sequence ATGAGATACCTTCCTATAATACTTCTCTGCCTATTTTTCGGACTCATGAGCTGTGAGCCAAATAACCCATTCAATACAGGTCCTGCCTATGATGTGGATGGCAATCTGGCAATTGACTCTGTGAAAATAGTATCCTATTTGGATACTGCCCAGATCGATAGTTTATATAGGATCCATGATCCTTCCGGAGTGGTAATTATCGTTCAGGAGGAAGGAGAAGGTTCACGTCCGATTGGAAGTACTGTGGTTTATACAGATTACATCGGTACGCTGATGGAAGATGGATCCTTGTTTGACACAAGTATCAGATCTGTAGCCCAAGACAGTGATATATATGATGAGGATAGAGATTATTCAGTATTGAGTTTTGTACTAGGGGCTGGCCAGGTTATTACCGGCTGGGATATTGCCTTCAGAAGACTACGCCCTGGAAGTAAGGCTCGATTGGTAATCCCATCTCCTTATGGCTATCGAGACCAAGAAAGGTTTAAGATACCCGCCAATTCAGTTCTGATTTTCGACGTAGATTTCAAAGGAATAGATTAA
- a CDS encoding methyltransferase family protein: protein MDYAWLVLFWSIFYFLHSLFASAKIKRNLKAVSPSRMKRYRLFYSLFSFLGFAWILIYSAMFPSQLIIPLSPLTTYFGYLLATFGTIIAIKSSKQIQLKKFLGLSTPESQPSLVTSGLYSRTRHPLYVGLVLIFIGYLFVAGQLTSLIHLLCLLVYLPFGIYYEEKNMLATFGEAYQKYQKEVPVFFPRIFKKKRA from the coding sequence ATGGACTATGCATGGTTGGTACTCTTTTGGAGTATCTTTTATTTCTTACACAGCCTCTTCGCTTCTGCCAAGATAAAAAGAAATCTAAAAGCTGTATCCCCAAGTCGGATGAAAAGATACCGTCTTTTCTATTCTTTATTTTCATTTCTTGGTTTTGCCTGGATTCTCATTTATTCGGCCATGTTTCCAAGTCAGCTTATCATCCCTTTAAGCCCTCTTACCACCTATTTTGGGTACCTTTTGGCAACTTTCGGAACAATCATAGCGATCAAGTCAAGCAAACAAATTCAACTTAAGAAATTTTTGGGGCTTAGTACTCCCGAAAGCCAACCTTCTTTGGTTACTTCAGGACTTTATTCCAGAACCCGACACCCTTTGTACGTAGGGCTAGTCTTAATCTTTATTGGCTATCTTTTTGTCGCTGGACAGCTTACCTCATTGATCCACCTGCTATGTCTATTGGTATACCTTCCCTTTGGGATTTATTATGAAGAAAAAAATATGCTGGCAACTTTTGGGGAGGCCTATCAAAAATATCAGAAAGAAGTTCCTGTTTTCTTTCCCAGGATATTCAAAAAAAAGAGGGCCTAA
- a CDS encoding NAD(P)-dependent oxidoreductase translates to MKIGIIREGKNFPDRRTPFIPEQLQYIQNGFEGQFTFQVQSSPHRSYSDQEYAEAGIEVVDNLQECDVIFGVKEVPISDLMEGKSYFFFSHTIKMQPYNRKLLQTILEKNIRLLDYEALKDESGKRVVAFGRWAGIVGAYNAFWTYGKKTGLFDIKRAFQCQDRKELHDELKKVQLPPVKIVVTGSGRVGNGAIEILKELGIREVSIHDFLHQYFEEPCFLVLKSEDFNRRKSDGGYDKEEFYSFPERYESHFMKFAEVSEIMISTHFWNPGAPRLFQLNEIDNPDFAISVIADVSCDIHGSVPTTLQASNIQEPVFDVERETGEVIEAFGSQTSISVMAIDNLPCELPRESSAAFGKQLTQWVIPELNKEFSPILEGATIARDGDLTLEFMYLNDYVKGV, encoded by the coding sequence ATGAAAATCGGAATTATCCGTGAAGGTAAAAACTTTCCCGACCGGCGTACACCATTTATACCTGAGCAACTTCAATATATCCAGAATGGATTTGAAGGACAATTTACTTTTCAGGTGCAGTCTAGTCCCCATCGATCTTATTCAGATCAAGAATATGCGGAGGCAGGTATAGAAGTGGTGGATAATCTTCAGGAATGTGATGTGATTTTTGGGGTTAAAGAGGTGCCTATCTCTGATTTGATGGAAGGGAAATCCTATTTCTTTTTCTCTCACACCATCAAAATGCAGCCGTACAACAGAAAGCTACTGCAGACTATTCTAGAAAAAAATATTCGCTTGCTGGATTATGAAGCATTAAAAGATGAATCAGGAAAGCGAGTGGTAGCTTTTGGAAGGTGGGCTGGAATAGTTGGAGCTTACAATGCTTTTTGGACTTATGGAAAAAAAACTGGACTCTTCGATATCAAAAGAGCTTTTCAATGTCAAGATCGAAAAGAACTTCATGATGAATTGAAAAAGGTGCAGCTTCCACCAGTAAAAATCGTGGTGACAGGTTCCGGAAGAGTTGGAAATGGAGCAATTGAAATTTTAAAAGAACTTGGGATTAGAGAAGTCTCTATCCATGATTTTCTTCATCAGTATTTTGAAGAGCCTTGCTTTTTGGTTTTAAAATCGGAGGATTTTAATCGTAGAAAATCCGATGGAGGATATGATAAAGAAGAGTTTTATAGCTTCCCAGAGAGGTATGAAAGCCATTTTATGAAATTTGCTGAGGTCAGTGAGATCATGATTTCCACTCATTTTTGGAATCCAGGTGCTCCACGATTATTTCAATTGAATGAAATCGATAACCCGGATTTTGCCATTTCTGTGATAGCGGATGTATCCTGTGATATCCATGGATCTGTTCCTACCACCTTGCAAGCTTCAAATATTCAAGAACCAGTATTTGACGTTGAAAGGGAGACAGGAGAAGTTATTGAGGCTTTTGGAAGCCAAACTAGCATTTCTGTCATGGCGATAGATAACCTTCCTTGTGAATTACCTAGAGAGTCAAGTGCAGCTTTTGGCAAGCAATTAACCCAATGGGTCATCCCTGAATTGAATAAGGAGTTTTCACCTATTTTGGAAGGAGCTACCATCGCGAGAGATGGGGACTTAACTTTGGAGTTTATGTACCTCAATGACTATGTAAAGGGGGTATAA